The genomic stretch TCACAGCGACCACCCTTCACATTGAAGGAAAAACGTCCCGATTTATATCCCCGCATCTTGGAAGCAGGCAGCTCCGCAAAGAGATTGCGGATAGGATCAAACAACTTGATATAGGTGCAAGGATTGCTTCTTGGTGTGCGGCCAATGGGCTGTTGATCGATATTGATAACCTTGTCTATTAGTTCCAATCCCTTGATCTCTTTGAACTTGCCGACTTTATGATTGGAGCGAAAGAAGTGGTTGTTCAGATAAGGTGAAAGAGTTTGATTGATCAGAGAACTCTTGCCGCTACCGGACACTCCAGTGATACATACAAACATTCCCAAGGGAATATGCGCGTCTATCGCTTTGAGGTTATTGTGTTGAGCCCCTAGGATACTTAGTTTCTGATCATCCGGTTTCAGCCGTTTTTGGGGTATGGGAATGCTCATCCTTCCAGATAGATACGCACCTGTAAGCGATTCCGGATTGTTCTTGATATCATCCAGTTTGCCGCGGGCTATGATCTGCCCGCCATAAACACCCGCACGGGGGCCAAAATCCACGATCATATCCGCACTGCGCATAGTATCTTCATCGTGTTCCACTACTATCACCGAATTTCCCAAGTCTCGCAGTTGCAAGAGCATAGATACCAATTTCGCATTATCGCGCTGATGTAGGCCAATGGAGGGTTCGTCCAGAATATACATCACTCCCACCAGTTGAGATCCGATTTGGCTGGCCAATCTGATGCGCTGAGACTCTCCCCCGGACAAAGTGGGGGAACGCCGGTCCAGGCAGAGATAATGCAGCCCCACAGCCATCAGGAAGCCCAAGCGGGATTTGATCTCTTTCAATACTTCTTCAGCGATAATCCTGTTGTTTCCGCTAAGTTCCAGTTTATTGAAGAAATCGTATGTCTGGCTCACACTCATAGCAGTGATCTCAGCAATGGATTTCCCCTGTACTTTCACGGCCAGGGAAGCTGGTTTCAATTTATAACCGTTGCAATCCGGACATGCTTTATCGCTGATGAATTGCATATAATAACGACGCATATCCTCAGATGTGGTTTCATGAAATCTGCGTTTCAACTGGTTCATCACCCCTTCATAACGCATCATGAATTCCCCTTTTCCCCTCTCGTTTTGCCATGCCACTTTGAACCTCTTGTTTCCAGAGCCATAGAGAATCAGTTGCTGAACTATCTCCGGGATGTCCTTCCACGGTACATCAAGATCAAATTTATAGGCTCCGGCAAGGTTTTTCGCCATATTGAGAGTCCAGCTATCCTTTTTTGCCTCCAATCTCCCCCAAGGAACCACAGCACCATCCATGATACTACGTTCAGGATCTGGTACCACCAGTTCAGGATCGAACTCCAGCCGATAGCCCAAACCGTTACAAGCCTGACAGGCTCCGATGGGACTGTTGAAAGAGAAGCTCTGCGGACTCAGTTCATCATAACCGATATTACACTCTGCACATGCATTTTGAGCTGAGAGCAACTCCACTTGTTTCTGATCCGGATAGTCTATCTTTACCACAGCATCTGTCAGCTTCAATGCCAGTTCCAAAGAATCCGCCATCCGGCCCTGAACACCATCTTTAATCACCAAGCGGTCTACAACCACATCGATGCTGTGTTTACTCTTTTTGTCTAAAACAATCTCTTCATCCAGATTGTGCAGCACATTATTGATCATCACGCGAACAAAGCCCTCGGAACGAAGTTGATCCAGCTCTTCTTTGTGCTCTCCTTTGCGGTTCTGAACTACCGGTGCCAAAATTTGTAACTTGCTGCCGGGAGGGTTTTGCATGAGGTGATCCACCATCTGATCCACTGTCTGCGATCCCACTACTGCACCGCATTGATAACAGTGTTGTACTCCGATACGGGCAAACAGCACACGCAGATAGTCATATATCTCCGTTACAGTTCCCACTGTGGAACGGGGATTCTTGCTGCTGGCTTTTTGTTCGATTGAGATTGCTGGAGACAGCCCTTCGATATAATCTACTTTGGGTTTATCCATCTGCCCCAAGAATTGCCGGGCATAAGCAGAGAGTGATTCCACGTAACGCCGCTGGCCTTCGGCATAGAGAGTATCAAAAGCCAGGGAGCTTTTTCCGCTTCCGGATACCCCAGTAAATACCACCAATTTATCCCGCGGTATCTCCAAATCTATATTTTTCAGATTGTGCTCACTGGCACCTTTAATTACGATTTTCTTGATCAATTTTCATACCTCTGAAAATGCAAAGAATATCAAAGCCATTCTTTGTCAAATGAAAATGGCGAAGCGTAAGCCCACCCATAAATATGAGCTTCTACTGCAACTTAACAACGAAATCTGCAATTAGTGCTCGATTTGGACTACCTTGGTTTCCGGAGGTGATCCAGGTTGCCACTTGATCTCGGTCATCGCTGAGTTTGTGGTTCCAAGATCAATGCCAAGTACTCTGAGCGGTTTGCCGCATTTGACTGGTAGTAAGCCGTTACTCATAGATTCCTCCGTATTGTTAACATTCTGCCTATCATGAAGATGCATAGGTTGTGTTGCGTGTAATACTCATTAATCATATTGTGTTGCACGAAACAGCATTAGGTGCAACACAAAGTCATTAGACAATACTCCCATTTCGCCAGTAATCGGTTGATGTATCATAAGGTATCCATTGTTGGATTCTACTAGTTAAGTCCCTTGTGATGAAAAAAATAATTCGTTTATTGAATGTGTGAGTTCCCCTAAATGAATAATGGCTACCGGGGCATGATTCACTTTGTGAGTCGCCACAATCTTCTTGTATCTCCTAATTTGCGAACGTTTTCGCTTTTCTTAGCCTATTAGCCGTTAGTTCCAACAATCCTGCATAAAGAGCTTTAATCTCTTGGTCAGTCAATCCAAGAGCTCGAAAAACTACTTCGTCTAAGGCTTTTCTATCGGGTAGGGGATTGGCATTCATAAAAGAACCGGACTCAGGATCAACCTGCAACTCATGAAAAATACTACGGATTTCCCTATGTTTTATGGTATCAATGCGAGATTCGAGATCGGTACATTGAGCTAAATACTTCGGATCAATGATGTATGTGGATTCAACTTCGAACACCGTCTTGTCCAGGAGACCTTCCCCCAGACATGTGCTTGAGTAAAGTTCCATGAAGAAGAAGAACAGACTTGAATTTAAGATGAGAGCCAATCTGCTCAAATCATACTTGTAATGAATCTCATACAGTCTTTTATTGGCGAGTACACCATTATTGAGATACACCTTAAAGTTATCCCCGAAACTGGATGGGGTAATCAAGCCTGGAAGTTCTCTAATCCCAAGATCATACCAATGCTTTCGTCCTTGAACCGATGAAACGTTCTGAATACCGATAATGTACTTGCCTTGGTCTTTCCCCTGTTTGATGTACTTCTTGGCAGATTCGCCCATTTCGATGTATTTTAAAGCATTTGTTCCTTTGATCTCGTGTTTTTCATAAGGACAGACAAAGAGCCAAAGCCCCAATTCATCAGGATTGATCAGGATGGATTTGCATTCCCTTGGACTCTTGATTACCGGTTTCAGAAACTCCTTCTCTATGTTGAAAGGATTGGACTTGGGGATATAAAAGAACTCATCTGCTCCTGTTTTTATGCCAAATTTGACATCGGCTATATCACCGAGCTTTATGATTTTATCCTTAGCTTTCTCCATGATAGTGAAATAGATATTAGGAGCCTTGATGTAAATCCCACCCCATTTGGAACCTTGATACTTATTCTCCTTGCTGTTTTCCCATCCTTCCTGGGATAACTGCTCTCTGGTAACCGGGTTAATCCTAAGGTCATCAATCTCTATTCTGTTTTTTGCATCCTCGATCATCAGGAAGTTCTCGGTATAGAGAGAGTTTTCAAAAGGCAGCTTGAAGGCAGCAAAGCGGATCAGGTCATCTGCCCGTACCATTTTCTGTCTGGCTCCTATTAGAGAAATTATGGTATTGATCCCGGCTTCTTTGAACACCCGCTTAGCAAGGTTATCGATGATGAAATGGATTTGACATTTCTCCAGCAGGTACTTTTGCAGCCAGGCACCAAATTCCACATCCAGCCAAGAGTTGGAGCAGATGAAGGTCAGGATGCCATTATCATTCAGCAACCGCAATCCCCTGATATAGAAGAAGGTATAAAGATCACTTTTGCCATTTATGACACTCTCTGGGATGTCTTGGGGAAAGTCTTGATTTGCCATCTGCCTTAGCAATTCTTTGTATTTCTTATTGTCTTTGATGTTTCCGAGTGGGTCTTCTATCTCTTCTTGAGCCACATAGGGTGGATTACCTATAACAATGTCAAACCCGCCCTTTTCGATGAATATCTCCGGGAAGTCAATCCTCCAAATGAAGGGCAGATTTTTGTTGCTGATCTGGCTGATTTCATGATCAACTTTATTAATCTGAAACTCCAACTCTGCGATCTGGCGTTTCTGCTGCTTGGAAGCAAAATCAATCTCAGTTTGTATGTTTGTTTCAAAAATACTATCTTGCACTTCAGGTTCTGTCATCTCACGCATCTTGGATAGTTTCTGAATCATATCCTTCTTTCTCTTATCCAGGATACTTGTGTAAAGGGCTTTGTGTTTCAGTTCGATCTCATGCAATTGCTGGGGACATTTGTTATAGAAGTACTCAGTTTTGAGTTTCACAAGATCGCTTATCTTGCGTTTGATATCTGCCGCTATAATACCTTCTCCGGATACTGGGAAGAGACTGCTGCCCAGCATTTGGATCAATGAATCGCCTTGCCTGATCTTGAAATCAAAGGAGGGCAATAGGGGCTCTTCACTGTGTTTGAAACTATCATCAGCTTCAATGAGCAGGGTGATCCATAACCTTAGTTGGGTGATCCAAACCGCCCATTGCTTGACTTCTACACCATAGAGGGATTGAAAGATAATGCGTTTCTTGCGCTCATAGGGGCTGCTGACGGGCTTATCCGGCAAGAAGTGCTTATAGATAGAACACTCGATCTCATCAATCACATTTAGCATTCCTACGGCAAAGGCCCCGGAACCAATGGCAGGATCGCAAACCGTTACCGTTTCCAGCTTCTCCAGCAAGTCATGAGCCTCTTCCTCTGTAAAGTCACCGGCTGTTTGTTCGTTTTCAGCCCCATATTCGGGGAAGAATAGCTTATACAGATTTTCCAGGCTGATGGAAGCCAGGCAGTTTTGCTGTAGGTATTTGACCAGAGAGAGGCGGCACATGAAGTCCACTTCAAGCCGAGGTGTATAGATCGCGCCATGCGCTTTATTGATCAGCTTTTCGAAGATAATGCCCAGAAATTCTGGATTGAGCTCCAATTCCTCATCATAAAGAGTGTTTTCTTCCAGGGTGAAATTGAAGCTAAACAGGAAGCTTACAAAGTTAATTATAGCTTCGTTAGTGATGAAAAGAGCTTCTGTATCGTAATCCTCATGAGGGCGAAAAAGCCCCCCATTGAGGTATGGGGCTGTGACAAGATGAGTTTTGAACGGCTCCGGAATATAGGGAAAGCCGTATTTGTTCTTACTGGAAGGGGCTGAGTTTAGGGCAGTAAAAAAGAGCGGACATAGCAGATCCTGATAGATGCCTTGTTGATGTATCGAGGGGTTGTAAGTGCCAAGATAATCACGGATAAAATTCGCATTTTCACCCAGCCAGCCCTTCTTTTGGACAAAGCCTAAAAAGATGATTCTGATCACGAAGAGTAAGGCAAAATTGCCTTTCAGATCATCACTTACATCCTTATCAAACTGGTGTTTGATACCAGTCTGAAGTTGGGCGTACTCCTTTTCAAACTCTTCATAGAACAGAGCCGACACCTTATCCACAGAAAAGACATCCTTCAGGTCGCCCATGCTG from Candidatus Cloacimonadota bacterium encodes the following:
- the uvrA gene encoding excinuclease ABC subunit UvrA, producing the protein MIKKIVIKGASEHNLKNIDLEIPRDKLVVFTGVSGSGKSSLAFDTLYAEGQRRYVESLSAYARQFLGQMDKPKVDYIEGLSPAISIEQKASSKNPRSTVGTVTEIYDYLRVLFARIGVQHCYQCGAVVGSQTVDQMVDHLMQNPPGSKLQILAPVVQNRKGEHKEELDQLRSEGFVRVMINNVLHNLDEEIVLDKKSKHSIDVVVDRLVIKDGVQGRMADSLELALKLTDAVVKIDYPDQKQVELLSAQNACAECNIGYDELSPQSFSFNSPIGACQACNGLGYRLEFDPELVVPDPERSIMDGAVVPWGRLEAKKDSWTLNMAKNLAGAYKFDLDVPWKDIPEIVQQLILYGSGNKRFKVAWQNERGKGEFMMRYEGVMNQLKRRFHETTSEDMRRYYMQFISDKACPDCNGYKLKPASLAVKVQGKSIAEITAMSVSQTYDFFNKLELSGNNRIIAEEVLKEIKSRLGFLMAVGLHYLCLDRRSPTLSGGESQRIRLASQIGSQLVGVMYILDEPSIGLHQRDNAKLVSMLLQLRDLGNSVIVVEHDEDTMRSADMIVDFGPRAGVYGGQIIARGKLDDIKNNPESLTGAYLSGRMSIPIPQKRLKPDDQKLSILGAQHNNLKAIDAHIPLGMFVCITGVSGSGKSSLINQTLSPYLNNHFFRSNHKVGKFKEIKGLELIDKVINIDQQPIGRTPRSNPCTYIKLFDPIRNLFAELPASKMRGYKSGRFSFNVKGGRCEACEGAGVRQIEMHFMADIYVTCEVCKGKRYNNETLNVRYKGKNIAEVLDMDVQEAVEFFDSIPSISKKLKTLHEVGLDYIKLGQPSTTLSGGEAQRIKLSKELSRPSTGKTMYLLDEPTTGLHFDDINKLLKVLKKLVAMGNTVVVIEHNLDV
- a CDS encoding Eco57I restriction-modification methylase domain-containing protein, which produces MELNANIVTPANFSVEKWISYFDTFSDVFIEKHAKASKYINDDFPAVSTLGELEFDDGTVCDIFMLQVKRSLTERASRRRQFDKATDIIKQENAQAGLFIFYDEAHCFRLSLVYPVYKGTKRAFSNYRRHSFYVSGDLPNKTYILQLNKHKLNSMGDLKDVFSVDKVSALFYEEFEKEYAQLQTGIKHQFDKDVSDDLKGNFALLFVIRIIFLGFVQKKGWLGENANFIRDYLGTYNPSIHQQGIYQDLLCPLFFTALNSAPSSKNKYGFPYIPEPFKTHLVTAPYLNGGLFRPHEDYDTEALFITNEAIINFVSFLFSFNFTLEENTLYDEELELNPEFLGIIFEKLINKAHGAIYTPRLEVDFMCRLSLVKYLQQNCLASISLENLYKLFFPEYGAENEQTAGDFTEEEAHDLLEKLETVTVCDPAIGSGAFAVGMLNVIDEIECSIYKHFLPDKPVSSPYERKKRIIFQSLYGVEVKQWAVWITQLRLWITLLIEADDSFKHSEEPLLPSFDFKIRQGDSLIQMLGSSLFPVSGEGIIAADIKRKISDLVKLKTEYFYNKCPQQLHEIELKHKALYTSILDKRKKDMIQKLSKMREMTEPEVQDSIFETNIQTEIDFASKQQKRQIAELEFQINKVDHEISQISNKNLPFIWRIDFPEIFIEKGGFDIVIGNPPYVAQEEIEDPLGNIKDNKKYKELLRQMANQDFPQDIPESVINGKSDLYTFFYIRGLRLLNDNGILTFICSNSWLDVEFGAWLQKYLLEKCQIHFIIDNLAKRVFKEAGINTIISLIGARQKMVRADDLIRFAAFKLPFENSLYTENFLMIEDAKNRIEIDDLRINPVTREQLSQEGWENSKENKYQGSKWGGIYIKAPNIYFTIMEKAKDKIIKLGDIADVKFGIKTGADEFFYIPKSNPFNIEKEFLKPVIKSPRECKSILINPDELGLWLFVCPYEKHEIKGTNALKYIEMGESAKKYIKQGKDQGKYIIGIQNVSSVQGRKHWYDLGIRELPGLITPSSFGDNFKVYLNNGVLANKRLYEIHYKYDLSRLALILNSSLFFFFMELYSSTCLGEGLLDKTVFEVESTYIIDPKYLAQCTDLESRIDTIKHREIRSIFHELQVDPESGSFMNANPLPDRKALDEVVFRALGLTDQEIKALYAGLLELTANRLRKAKTFAN